The Chryseobacterium nakagawai genome has a segment encoding these proteins:
- a CDS encoding helix-turn-helix domain-containing protein — protein sequence MKSDDQKYHHYRLSVPNEFETVFSHFYFAENNSTGSITKTLLPSFQTIMVFNFGAKARLVSGAQSEIEVDKFIVLGPIKSAFEYILTPGSQILVANFKDDAFYRFFDKAFLSDHLPIHPDEAMEENCFTYLWHQLNGIPNISDKVDHILDFCRPYLKLQDSTATLLSNFKDDTLNPIKAIAEETGQTERNVQLMHKKYFGYSAKEINRYKRFVNAIRKIEQVLLSSKNVDWFEVVDACGYYDQSQLIHDFKHFINLSPKRFVRFQQDICQASAE from the coding sequence ATGAAATCGGACGACCAGAAATATCACCATTATAGACTGTCTGTTCCCAACGAATTTGAGACAGTATTTTCTCATTTCTATTTTGCAGAGAACAATTCAACAGGTTCAATAACCAAAACTTTGCTGCCATCTTTTCAGACGATTATGGTATTCAATTTCGGTGCTAAAGCCCGGTTAGTTTCCGGTGCACAAAGCGAAATTGAAGTAGATAAATTTATCGTACTTGGTCCCATAAAGTCTGCTTTTGAGTATATCCTTACCCCCGGATCGCAAATTTTAGTTGCAAATTTCAAAGATGATGCTTTTTATCGTTTTTTTGACAAAGCATTTCTTTCTGACCATTTGCCAATACATCCTGATGAAGCAATGGAAGAGAATTGTTTTACCTATTTATGGCATCAATTAAATGGTATACCAAACATTTCAGATAAGGTAGATCATATTCTCGATTTTTGCAGACCCTATTTAAAATTGCAGGACTCTACTGCTACATTACTGAGTAATTTTAAAGACGACACCCTAAATCCAATCAAAGCTATTGCAGAAGAAACCGGACAGACTGAAAGGAATGTACAATTGATGCACAAAAAGTATTTTGGATATAGTGCCAAAGAAATCAACCGATATAAGCGTTTTGTAAATGCAATCAGAAAAATAGAACAAGTTCTTTTGTCATCGAAAAATGTAGATTGGTTTGAGGTTGTAGATGCATGTGGATATTATGACCAAAGCCAGCTTATTCACGATTTTAAACATTTCATCAATCTTTCTCCTAAACGTTTTGTAAGGTTCCAACAAGATATTTGTCAAGCCTCAGCTGAATAG
- a CDS encoding NAD(P)H-dependent oxidoreductase — MKHLIIYAHPNKASLNQLFKQTVEETLLQQKHEVVVRDLYQLNFDPVLSLEDIAGQRKGIVNEAIRTEQEYIAWAEVVTFIYPIWWTGMPGIMKGYIDRVFSYGFAYRYDNGVQKGLLAGKTAYIINSHGKSKTEYQEIGMDNALKLTSDTGIYAYCGFDIKQHFFFDLADRAIADTIEAWKTEIVDAYSISKPNNKMQMQ; from the coding sequence ATGAAACATCTTATTATTTATGCCCATCCTAATAAGGCAAGTTTAAATCAATTATTCAAACAAACGGTTGAAGAAACGTTACTGCAACAAAAGCATGAGGTTGTAGTCAGGGATTTGTACCAGCTTAATTTTGATCCGGTGTTATCCCTTGAAGATATTGCCGGGCAACGCAAAGGCATCGTTAATGAAGCCATCAGAACTGAGCAGGAATATATTGCCTGGGCGGAAGTGGTAACATTTATTTATCCGATATGGTGGACAGGTATGCCGGGTATTATGAAAGGATATATTGACCGGGTATTTAGCTATGGGTTTGCCTATCGTTATGACAACGGTGTGCAAAAAGGACTGCTGGCTGGCAAGACAGCTTACATTATCAATTCGCATGGTAAATCAAAAACGGAATATCAGGAAATAGGAATGGATAACGCTTTAAAGCTCACCTCAGACACAGGTATCTATGCGTATTGCGGTTTCGACATCAAACAGCATTTTTTCTTTGACCTTGCCGACCGTGCCATCGCAGATACTATAGAAGCATGGAAAACGGAAATAGTTGATGCCTATAGCATTAGTAAGCCTAATAATAAAATGCAGATGCAATAA